The Bdellovibrio sp. ArHS genome has a window encoding:
- a CDS encoding S41 family peptidase has product MLSSPRFFIASLLVLAVGVSISLSRKSYRDTSKVKSVEGYWAETGLGPDALEDLLQDQTCSSSERYYLACANAVLTIAGRFNLGLTQEGQLVPVEELVSVDMSSEKKQLEPWKEFFSKNTAQAVKVSFFKAWKQLEKKHISESQKSWMVGLGLNGFISVFRDPHTYLMPVSQFQEVVAKADNRSTSLGITLGQSATGYVVRKVTEGSPAKLAGVQKGDLLLSVNGKKVRGLMQVRVSELLKGEVGEVTSVVIDRDGEKKKFRLRRTEITVATVSTRVIDGIKPIAVVGINKFAKGSCDKVKESLAIVKKSHVRGLLLDLRDNPGGQMEEAACIASLFVGGDKKIFEVRYLDPSKKPEEYYGGEEKMFSLPMAILINGSSASAAEIVAGALRDLNRALLVGEKTFGKGSFQEGEYWSQNKKIALFETKGFYYLPSGRSPQMKGLQPDVAVDFEKISVARESDQFMNPLFAPEKQVRSTLAYSAGDCLEMEEQGLNEDVQLTKARQVLFCSRSVARAGL; this is encoded by the coding sequence GTGCTTAGTTCACCACGTTTTTTCATAGCATCATTGTTGGTATTGGCCGTGGGGGTCAGTATATCCTTGTCGCGTAAATCTTATCGCGACACTTCCAAGGTTAAGTCCGTTGAGGGCTACTGGGCTGAGACGGGGCTCGGCCCAGATGCCTTGGAAGACCTTTTACAAGATCAAACATGCAGCAGTTCTGAGCGTTACTATCTGGCTTGCGCTAATGCGGTTCTAACTATTGCGGGCCGCTTTAACTTGGGCCTTACGCAAGAAGGTCAATTGGTCCCGGTGGAAGAGCTTGTGTCCGTCGACATGAGTTCGGAAAAAAAGCAGTTAGAACCTTGGAAAGAGTTTTTTAGTAAAAACACAGCTCAGGCGGTGAAGGTTTCCTTCTTTAAGGCTTGGAAGCAACTCGAGAAAAAGCATATTTCGGAAAGCCAAAAGTCCTGGATGGTGGGTTTGGGGCTGAATGGATTTATTTCGGTGTTTCGTGATCCGCATACTTACCTGATGCCGGTTTCTCAGTTTCAAGAGGTGGTTGCCAAAGCAGACAATCGATCCACTTCTTTAGGCATCACATTAGGCCAATCGGCAACAGGTTATGTTGTTCGCAAAGTGACAGAGGGCAGCCCCGCAAAATTGGCCGGTGTTCAAAAAGGGGATTTGTTATTGTCTGTAAATGGCAAAAAAGTGCGCGGACTTATGCAAGTTCGGGTTTCTGAATTGCTGAAAGGTGAAGTCGGCGAAGTGACTTCCGTCGTCATCGACCGTGATGGTGAAAAGAAAAAGTTCCGTCTTCGCCGTACAGAAATTACCGTGGCGACGGTTTCTACTCGGGTCATCGATGGTATTAAGCCGATCGCAGTGGTGGGTATTAACAAGTTTGCCAAAGGCTCTTGCGACAAGGTTAAAGAATCTTTGGCAATCGTTAAAAAGTCACACGTGCGTGGTTTACTGTTAGATCTTCGTGACAACCCAGGCGGTCAGATGGAAGAGGCGGCTTGTATCGCCAGTCTTTTTGTCGGTGGCGATAAAAAGATTTTTGAAGTTCGTTATCTTGATCCAAGTAAAAAGCCGGAAGAGTATTATGGCGGCGAAGAAAAGATGTTCTCTTTACCGATGGCAATTCTTATTAACGGGTCTTCTGCGAGTGCCGCGGAAATCGTAGCCGGGGCTTTGCGTGATTTGAACCGCGCGCTCTTAGTCGGAGAAAAGACTTTTGGAAAAGGGTCCTTCCAAGAGGGCGAGTACTGGTCCCAGAATAAAAAGATCGCGTTGTTTGAAACCAAAGGTTTCTACTATCTGCCATCAGGTCGTTCGCCGCAGATGAAGGGTCTTCAACCTGATGTCGCCGTGGATTTCGAGAAGATTTCAGTCGCTCGCGAGTCCGACCAGTTTATGAATCCATTGTTCGCACCTGAAAAACAAGTTCGTTCCACTTTGGCTTACTCTGCCGGGGACTGCCTTGAAATGGAAGAGCAGGGTTTAAATGAAGATGTTCAATTGACGAAGGCACGCCAGGTTTTATTTTGTTCTCGTTCCGTGGCTAGAGCAGGTTTATGA